From a region of the Anomalospiza imberbis isolate Cuckoo-Finch-1a 21T00152 chromosome 3, ASM3175350v1, whole genome shotgun sequence genome:
- the MOCS1 gene encoding molybdenum cofactor biosynthesis protein 1 isoform X3, with the protein MAAAAWGRLLRGARGAASRRACSSGARARAASAAAQELLSSGRERFVLEHAAPFSAFLMDSFGRQHNYLRISLTEKCNLRCQYCMPEEGVQLTPKPKLLTAQEIITLARLFVKEGVDKIRLTGGEPLIRPDVVDIVGELYKLEGLKTIAVTTNGINLTRLLPQLKEAGLNAINISLDTLVPAKFEFIVRRKGFHKVMEGIHKATELGYHPVKVNCVVMRGFNEDEVLDFVDFTKDLPLDVRFIEYMPFDGNKWNFKKMVSYKELLDIIKQRWPELEKLPYETSSTAKSYKVPHFQGQISFITSMSEHFCGSCNRLRITADGNLKVCLFGNSEVSLRDHLRSGASEKELIQIIGAAVGRKKKQHAGTFNISRMKNRPMILIGG; encoded by the exons GAATTACTAAGCTCAGGAAGAGAACGCTTTGTACTAGAACATGCTGCTCCATTCTCTGCTTTTTTGATGGACAGCTTTGGGCGGCAGCACAATTACTTGCGAATTTCGTTGACTGAGAAATGCAACCTCAGGT GTCAGTACTGTATGCCTGAGGAAGGTGTTCAGCTGACTCCAAAACCAAAGCTACTAACTGCCCAGGAGATAATCACCTTAGCCAGACTGTTTGTGAAAGAAGGTGTGGACAAGATCCGACTCACAGGTGGAGAGCCGCTTATCCGTCCTGATGTGGTGGATATTGTGG gtgAACTGTACAAGCTAGAAGGGCTGAAAACCATTGCTGTCACAACCAATGGGATCAACTTAACCAGACTGCTGCCCCAGCTGAAGGAAGCAGGACTGAATGCCATTAACATTAGCCTGGATACTTTGGTGCCAGCTAAATTTGAGTTCATTGTCCGAAGAAAAG GCTTTCACAAGGTAATGGAAGGAATTCACAAAGCCACTGAACTTGGCTACCATCCTGTTAAG GTAAACTGTGTGGTGATGCGAGGCTTCAATGAGGATGAAGTGCTGGACTTCGTGGATTTCACAAAGGATCTGCCCCTTGATGTTCGGTTCATAGAATACATGCCCTTTGATG GCAATAAATGGAACTTCAAGAAGATGGTGAGCTACAAAGAGCTGCTTGATATAATTAAACAGCGATGGCCGGAACTGGAGAAATTACCCTATGAGACTTCCAGCACAGCCAAG AGTTACAAGGTGCCACATTTCCAGGGACAAATCAGCTTTATCACCTCCATGTCAGAGCACTTCTGTGGATCCTGCAATCGGCTGAGGATAACAGCAGATGGGAACCTAAAG GTGTGCCTTTTTGGGAATTCAGAAGTGTCCTTGAGGGATCACCTCCGGTCGGGTGCTTCAGAGAAGGAGTTGATTCAAATCATTGGAGCAGCAGTgggcagaaaaaagaaacagcatgCTG GCACGTTTAACATTTCTCGGATGAAAAACCGGCCAATGATCCTGATTGGTGGGTGA